The proteins below are encoded in one region of Megalops cyprinoides isolate fMegCyp1 chromosome 14, fMegCyp1.pri, whole genome shotgun sequence:
- the LOC118789044 gene encoding serine/arginine repetitive matrix protein 2-like isoform X2 — translation MATNIEQIFRDFVMNKIKEIEDEGQPTGVTSEGHPNGGVSHSGLGKKAADPMESQGETNTPPHAAEAMERARNAQIEEGEASENAPAVEELAGKEGSETPRKKNKKHKRHKSKKKKRKRKEEKESSSESGAESDGEARGRTSVKTEAPADDQAEVVEEPASTPLSDPIGEDGDGKAKKQKRHTSKKKKKRRRKEEEKQEKKSPSRSRSESTSASGTESEAESRPPSGLPATVSPLISTEKDPGRVSPLPTAEAISVKCESMDVADQDEDSKPNVRETPCLPIEKGVPSSPEREDSATVEDMGGAEHNGEQAGFCKAQDLPDIIPKLESVHREEPAKKESDVTADTNGKREEESEEKRGSRSRSRSRSRSLSKVKRETSRQTPAKKSRSRSVSPKRTSGKLDSQKARSSSRRRSRSGSRRKSSPKRKRSRSRSGRRKSRSPSVRRSGRKSRSLSTKRRRRSDSRSRTRNRRSKSRSVRRRQTRSRSIVRLRRSRSRSLSRRKRSQSRSKRSRSRRRTRRSRSRSVRRSRRSRSRSRSRHRRSRSRSFRRTRRTRSRSIVILRRSRSRRNRRSRSVRRNRSRSRSPKRKRSKSHSPRRSRRSKSRSPVRRRRSKSRSPRRNGSKSKSPHRSKRSKTRSPARRHRSKSKSPRRGGKRSKSPKRSKHSKSSSPDRNKSKSRSVSREASSSPTKEGLSGSKAGSPDKSQHDVDPTSTEPPGKEVMSEELHSHDGNMSENIVKEETILDSANVEVGQSAVMSGDHNADYSEPATASTGGWKPVPFLVDSRAKSAPVLEAVNTSKANASIPEQSHENRSPQRGPVDKCFTPEMPSTNQDPSELTAHYTASTDVQSRPASDLHNLESLSKMLSAYEGGEKQPASRSRSVSPQSDGPSESRPLLPDQSEMEALGQADVSGDKTGAEDMSPHERQSSRSRSPANRDSERSRSPSPSALAKPPAVEDSKSPSVSKNEKSSKQRRSSASPARKKQSRSRTPSRRKRSKSRSPARRKRSRSTSSSRRKRSQSKSVSRRKKSKSKSPARRRKSRSPSRGRRKKSKSRSPARRRRSRSKSAARKRKSRSKSRTRTKRSKSRSPRRKRSKSRSPARKKRSKSRSPARRRRSKSADKSKRSKSRSPARKRRSRSRSRARRSRSRRSRSSSRRRRSGFPLDRRDRWRRTPSHSPILILRKRRSTSRTRRSSSKTPPRLTELDKDQLLEIAKANAAAMCAKAGVPIPESLRPKAILQLPLPTPVPTPLSLPLPLPMNLPMNLPMNMANMPNMSMPNMPNMPNMSMNAAVATMNAALSTMSALSAMPTMPALPTITNKPPPMAMPNTANIEEVKRKVTQKANSISIKELTEKCKKIAESKEEMAIAKPHVSDDEDDEKPRENKGTSFSLS, via the exons ATGGCGACCAACATCGAACAAATTTTCCGGGATTTCGTtatgaataaaatcaaagaaattgAAGACGAAGGTCAGCCTACTGG AGTGACGAGTGAGGGGCATCCCAACGGCGGCGTGTCTCATTCTGGCCTGGGAAAGAAGGCCGCTGATCCAATGGAGAGCCAGGGGGAGACTAACACACCCCCCCACGCAGCAGAAGCTATGGAACGTGCCAGAAATGCACAAATAG AGGAGGGTGAGGCCTCCGAGAACGCACCCGCTGTGGAGGAGCTGGCCGGCAAGGAGGGCAGCGAGACCCCGCGcaagaaaaacaagaagcaCAAGCGACACAAgagcaagaagaaaaagaggaaacgcaaggaggagaaggagagcagcTCTGAGTCGGGGGCAGAGTCGGACGGAGAGGCGCGAGGCCGGACCAG TGTGAAGACTGAAGCCCCAGCTGATGACCAGGCGGAGGTGGTGGAAGAACCAGCAAGCACCCCGCTCTCAG ATCCTATAGGCGAAGATGGTGACGGGAAGGCAAAGAAGCAAAAGCGGCATACaagcaagaagaagaaaaagcggaggaggaaggaggaggagaagcaggagaagaAGTCTCCCTCGCGCTCTCGTTCAGAGAGCACTTCAGCCTCCGGAACAGAGTCTGAGGCAGAATCCCGGCCCCCCTCGGGACTGCCAGCCACAGTGTCCCCCCTGATCTCCACAGAGAAGGACCCGGGGCGGGTGTCACCCCTGCCCACAGCTGAGGCCATCTCGGTCAAATGTGAGTCCATGGACGTTGCAGACCAGGACGAGGACTCAAAGCCTAACGTGAGAGAAACACCGTGTCTGCCCATCGAGAAGGGTGTGCCCTCCTCCCCTGAAAGGGAGGACTCTGCAACTGTGGAAGATATGGGAGGTGCAGAGCACAACGGCGAACAGGCAGGTTTTTGCAAAGCGCAGGATCTGCCTGATATAATTCCTAAGCTGGAGAGCGTGCATAGGGAAGAGCCAGCGAAGAAGGAGTCGGACGTCACAGCGGACACAAACGGGAAACGCGAGGAGGAAAGCGAAGAGAAGCGCGGAAGCCGCTCCAGATCGCGGTCCAGGTCACGTTCCCTCTCGAAGGTGAAGAGAGAGACGTCTCGGCAAACCCCGGCGAAAAAGAGCCGCAGTCGCTCTGTGAGCCCAAAGCGGACATCGGGAAAGCTCGATTCCCAGAAGGCCCGTTCCTCTTCCAGGAGGAGGTCCAGATCTGGCTCTAGAAGGAAGAGCAGCCCTAAGAGGAAGCGCTCTAGGTCTCGCTCTGGGAGGCGCAAGTCTAGATCTCCTTCTGTAAGGAGGTCTGGCCGCAAGTCCAGATCTCTCTCCACCAAGAGGCGACGGCGCTCAGACTCCAGGTCTCGGACCAGGAACAGGAGATCAAAATCCAGGTCCGTCAGACGCAGACAGACGAGATCCAGATCCATTGTGCGTCTGCGCCGTTCACGGTCGCGATCTCTGTCGAGACGCAAGCGCTCTCAGTCCAGATCGAAGAGGTCGCGGTCTCGCCGGCGCACCCGGCGATCTCGGTCTCGCTCAGTCAGGCGGAGTCGCCGCTCCAGGTCGCGGTCCCGCTCCCGCCACCGAAGGTCCCGGTCCAGGTCCTTCAGGAGGACCAGGCGAACCCGATCCAGGTCCATCGTCATACTGAGACGATCGAGGTCTAGGAGAAACAGACGGTCAAGGTCAGTACGGCGGAACAGATCCAGATCCAGGTCCCCGAAAAGAAAGCGATCTAAATCTCATTCACCACGCCGATCTCGCCGTTCCAAGTCTAGGTCGCCGGTGAGGCGGAGGCGCTCAAAATCCAGGTCACCAAGAAGGAATGGGTCTAAATCAAAATCTCCTCATCGGAGTAAGCGGTCAAAGACGAGATCCCCAGCAAGACGGCATCGGTCGAAGTCAAAATCTCCCAGACGTGGTGGTAAACGTTCTAAATCTCCTAAGAGGAGTAAGCATTCGAAATCAAGTTCCCCAGatagaaacaaatcaaaatccaGATCTGTCTCAAGAGAAGCAAGCTCCTCCCCGACCAAAGAAGGCCTAAGCGGTTCCAAGGCCGGATCACCTGACAAAAGCCAACATGATGTAGACCCAACCTCGACTGAACCACCGGGTAAAGAAGTTATGTCGGAAGAACTTCATTCGCACGATGGGAATATGTCAGAAAACATTGTGAAGGAAGAAACCATCCTGGATTCTGCTAACGTTGAGGTGGGACAGTCTGCTGTCATGTCTGGAGACCACAATGCTGATTATTCAGAGCCGGCCACTGCCTCCACCGGAGGCTGGAAACCAGTGCCCTTCTTAGTCGACAGCAGGGCAAAGTCTGCACCCGTATTGGAGGCAGTCAACACCTCAAAGGCAAACGCCTCCATTCCAGAGCAGTCCCATGAAAACAGATCTCCACAGAGGGGTCCTGTTGACAAGTGCTTTACCCCTGAGATGCCTTCGACCAATCAGGACCCGTCAGAGCTGACGGCACACTACACTGCCTCCACTGATGTTCAGTCCAGACCAGCCTCTGACTTGCATAACCTTGAAAGTCTCAGCAAGATGCTGAGTGCATACGAAGGTGGAGAGAAGCAACCTGCCTCCAGATCCAGGTCTGTGTCACCGCAGTCTGACGGGCCATCCGAATCTCGCCCCTTGTTGCCAGATCAATCTGAAATGGAGGCGTTGGGCCAGGCTGACGTGAGTGGAGATAAAACTGGGGCAGAGGATATGTCTCCACATGAGCGCCAGAGCTCAAGGTCGAGATCCCCCGCCAACCGCGACAGCGAGCGCTCTAGATCGCCGTCTCCGTCAGCGTTAGCCAAGCCTCCTGCCGTGGAGGATTCCAAATCCCCCTCAGTGAGCAAAAACGAAAAATCCTCAAAACAAAGGCGATCTTCAGCATCTCCTGCCAGAAAGAAACAGTCAAGATCTAGAACGCCCTCGAGGAGGAAGAGGTCCAAGTCCAGGTCGCCTGCTCGTCGGAAGCGTTCAAGGTCCACCTCATCTTCACGAAGGAAGCGATCCCAGTCCAAGTCTGTGAGTCGAAGGAAGAAGTCAAAGTCAAAATCTCCGGCCAGgaggaggaaatccagatcTCCCTCACGCGGTCGAAGGAAGAAGTCTAAATCCAGGTCTCCTGCCAGAAGGAGACGGTCGAGGTCTAAGTCTGCAGCTAGAAAGCGGAAATCGCGTTCAAAGTCGAGAACTAGAACCAAGCGGTCTAAGTCCAGGTCCCCTCGAAGGAAACGGTCGAAGTCCAGGTCGCCAGCCAGAAAGAAACGATCAAAGTCTCGCTCACCGGCGCGGAGGAGGAGATCCAAATCGGCAGACAAAAGCAAACGCTCCAAATCCCGGTCTCCGGCCAGGAAGAGGAGGTCACGGTCGAGGTCCAGGGCCCGGCGATCTCGGTCCAGGAGGTCGCGGTCCAGTTCCCGCCGGAGGAGGAGCGGCTTCCCCTTGGATCGGCGCGACCGGTGGAGACGCACGCCGAGCCACTCCCCCATCCTCATCCTCCGCAAGAGGAGGTCCACCTCGCGCACACGCCGCAGCTCCAGCAAGACCCCGCCTCGCCTCACTGAGCTGG ATAAGGACCAGCTGCTGGAAATCGCCAAGGCCAACGCGGCCGCCATGTGCGCCAAGGCCGGAGTGCCTATCCCCGAGAGCCTGAGGCCCAAGGCCATCCTGCAGCTGCCCTTGCCGACGCCAGTGCCGAcccccctgtccctgcccctgcccctccccatgAATCTGCCCATGAACCTGCCCATGAACATGGCCAACATGCCCAACATGAGCATGCCTAACATGCCCAATATGCCCAACATGAGCATGAACGCGGCTGTGGCCACCATGAACGCCGCCCTCTCCACCATGAGCGCCCTGTCGGCCATGCCCACCATGCCTGCCCTGCCCACCATCACCAACAAGCCCCCACCCATGGCCATGCCCAACACCGCCAACATCGAGGAGGTCAAGAGGAAGGTGACGCAGAAGGCCAACAGCATCAGCATCAAGGAGCTCACAGAG AAGTGCAAGAAGATCGCAGAGAGCAAGGAGGAGATGGCCATCGCCAAACCGCACGTCTCCGACGACGAGGATGACGAGAAGCCAAGGGAGAACAAGGGAACCTCCTTCAGCCTGAGT taa
- the LOC118789044 gene encoding serine/arginine repetitive matrix protein 2-like isoform X1, with translation MATNIEQIFRDFVMNKIKEIEDEGQPTGVTSEGHPNGGVSHSGLGKKAADPMESQGETNTPPHAAEAMERARNAQIAEEGEASENAPAVEELAGKEGSETPRKKNKKHKRHKSKKKKRKRKEEKESSSESGAESDGEARGRTSVKTEAPADDQAEVVEEPASTPLSDPIGEDGDGKAKKQKRHTSKKKKKRRRKEEEKQEKKSPSRSRSESTSASGTESEAESRPPSGLPATVSPLISTEKDPGRVSPLPTAEAISVKCESMDVADQDEDSKPNVRETPCLPIEKGVPSSPEREDSATVEDMGGAEHNGEQAGFCKAQDLPDIIPKLESVHREEPAKKESDVTADTNGKREEESEEKRGSRSRSRSRSRSLSKVKRETSRQTPAKKSRSRSVSPKRTSGKLDSQKARSSSRRRSRSGSRRKSSPKRKRSRSRSGRRKSRSPSVRRSGRKSRSLSTKRRRRSDSRSRTRNRRSKSRSVRRRQTRSRSIVRLRRSRSRSLSRRKRSQSRSKRSRSRRRTRRSRSRSVRRSRRSRSRSRSRHRRSRSRSFRRTRRTRSRSIVILRRSRSRRNRRSRSVRRNRSRSRSPKRKRSKSHSPRRSRRSKSRSPVRRRRSKSRSPRRNGSKSKSPHRSKRSKTRSPARRHRSKSKSPRRGGKRSKSPKRSKHSKSSSPDRNKSKSRSVSREASSSPTKEGLSGSKAGSPDKSQHDVDPTSTEPPGKEVMSEELHSHDGNMSENIVKEETILDSANVEVGQSAVMSGDHNADYSEPATASTGGWKPVPFLVDSRAKSAPVLEAVNTSKANASIPEQSHENRSPQRGPVDKCFTPEMPSTNQDPSELTAHYTASTDVQSRPASDLHNLESLSKMLSAYEGGEKQPASRSRSVSPQSDGPSESRPLLPDQSEMEALGQADVSGDKTGAEDMSPHERQSSRSRSPANRDSERSRSPSPSALAKPPAVEDSKSPSVSKNEKSSKQRRSSASPARKKQSRSRTPSRRKRSKSRSPARRKRSRSTSSSRRKRSQSKSVSRRKKSKSKSPARRRKSRSPSRGRRKKSKSRSPARRRRSRSKSAARKRKSRSKSRTRTKRSKSRSPRRKRSKSRSPARKKRSKSRSPARRRRSKSADKSKRSKSRSPARKRRSRSRSRARRSRSRRSRSSSRRRRSGFPLDRRDRWRRTPSHSPILILRKRRSTSRTRRSSSKTPPRLTELDKDQLLEIAKANAAAMCAKAGVPIPESLRPKAILQLPLPTPVPTPLSLPLPLPMNLPMNLPMNMANMPNMSMPNMPNMPNMSMNAAVATMNAALSTMSALSAMPTMPALPTITNKPPPMAMPNTANIEEVKRKVTQKANSISIKELTEKCKKIAESKEEMAIAKPHVSDDEDDEKPRENKGTSFSLS, from the exons ATGGCGACCAACATCGAACAAATTTTCCGGGATTTCGTtatgaataaaatcaaagaaattgAAGACGAAGGTCAGCCTACTGG AGTGACGAGTGAGGGGCATCCCAACGGCGGCGTGTCTCATTCTGGCCTGGGAAAGAAGGCCGCTGATCCAATGGAGAGCCAGGGGGAGACTAACACACCCCCCCACGCAGCAGAAGCTATGGAACGTGCCAGAAATGCACAAATAG CAGAGGAGGGTGAGGCCTCCGAGAACGCACCCGCTGTGGAGGAGCTGGCCGGCAAGGAGGGCAGCGAGACCCCGCGcaagaaaaacaagaagcaCAAGCGACACAAgagcaagaagaaaaagaggaaacgcaaggaggagaaggagagcagcTCTGAGTCGGGGGCAGAGTCGGACGGAGAGGCGCGAGGCCGGACCAG TGTGAAGACTGAAGCCCCAGCTGATGACCAGGCGGAGGTGGTGGAAGAACCAGCAAGCACCCCGCTCTCAG ATCCTATAGGCGAAGATGGTGACGGGAAGGCAAAGAAGCAAAAGCGGCATACaagcaagaagaagaaaaagcggaggaggaaggaggaggagaagcaggagaagaAGTCTCCCTCGCGCTCTCGTTCAGAGAGCACTTCAGCCTCCGGAACAGAGTCTGAGGCAGAATCCCGGCCCCCCTCGGGACTGCCAGCCACAGTGTCCCCCCTGATCTCCACAGAGAAGGACCCGGGGCGGGTGTCACCCCTGCCCACAGCTGAGGCCATCTCGGTCAAATGTGAGTCCATGGACGTTGCAGACCAGGACGAGGACTCAAAGCCTAACGTGAGAGAAACACCGTGTCTGCCCATCGAGAAGGGTGTGCCCTCCTCCCCTGAAAGGGAGGACTCTGCAACTGTGGAAGATATGGGAGGTGCAGAGCACAACGGCGAACAGGCAGGTTTTTGCAAAGCGCAGGATCTGCCTGATATAATTCCTAAGCTGGAGAGCGTGCATAGGGAAGAGCCAGCGAAGAAGGAGTCGGACGTCACAGCGGACACAAACGGGAAACGCGAGGAGGAAAGCGAAGAGAAGCGCGGAAGCCGCTCCAGATCGCGGTCCAGGTCACGTTCCCTCTCGAAGGTGAAGAGAGAGACGTCTCGGCAAACCCCGGCGAAAAAGAGCCGCAGTCGCTCTGTGAGCCCAAAGCGGACATCGGGAAAGCTCGATTCCCAGAAGGCCCGTTCCTCTTCCAGGAGGAGGTCCAGATCTGGCTCTAGAAGGAAGAGCAGCCCTAAGAGGAAGCGCTCTAGGTCTCGCTCTGGGAGGCGCAAGTCTAGATCTCCTTCTGTAAGGAGGTCTGGCCGCAAGTCCAGATCTCTCTCCACCAAGAGGCGACGGCGCTCAGACTCCAGGTCTCGGACCAGGAACAGGAGATCAAAATCCAGGTCCGTCAGACGCAGACAGACGAGATCCAGATCCATTGTGCGTCTGCGCCGTTCACGGTCGCGATCTCTGTCGAGACGCAAGCGCTCTCAGTCCAGATCGAAGAGGTCGCGGTCTCGCCGGCGCACCCGGCGATCTCGGTCTCGCTCAGTCAGGCGGAGTCGCCGCTCCAGGTCGCGGTCCCGCTCCCGCCACCGAAGGTCCCGGTCCAGGTCCTTCAGGAGGACCAGGCGAACCCGATCCAGGTCCATCGTCATACTGAGACGATCGAGGTCTAGGAGAAACAGACGGTCAAGGTCAGTACGGCGGAACAGATCCAGATCCAGGTCCCCGAAAAGAAAGCGATCTAAATCTCATTCACCACGCCGATCTCGCCGTTCCAAGTCTAGGTCGCCGGTGAGGCGGAGGCGCTCAAAATCCAGGTCACCAAGAAGGAATGGGTCTAAATCAAAATCTCCTCATCGGAGTAAGCGGTCAAAGACGAGATCCCCAGCAAGACGGCATCGGTCGAAGTCAAAATCTCCCAGACGTGGTGGTAAACGTTCTAAATCTCCTAAGAGGAGTAAGCATTCGAAATCAAGTTCCCCAGatagaaacaaatcaaaatccaGATCTGTCTCAAGAGAAGCAAGCTCCTCCCCGACCAAAGAAGGCCTAAGCGGTTCCAAGGCCGGATCACCTGACAAAAGCCAACATGATGTAGACCCAACCTCGACTGAACCACCGGGTAAAGAAGTTATGTCGGAAGAACTTCATTCGCACGATGGGAATATGTCAGAAAACATTGTGAAGGAAGAAACCATCCTGGATTCTGCTAACGTTGAGGTGGGACAGTCTGCTGTCATGTCTGGAGACCACAATGCTGATTATTCAGAGCCGGCCACTGCCTCCACCGGAGGCTGGAAACCAGTGCCCTTCTTAGTCGACAGCAGGGCAAAGTCTGCACCCGTATTGGAGGCAGTCAACACCTCAAAGGCAAACGCCTCCATTCCAGAGCAGTCCCATGAAAACAGATCTCCACAGAGGGGTCCTGTTGACAAGTGCTTTACCCCTGAGATGCCTTCGACCAATCAGGACCCGTCAGAGCTGACGGCACACTACACTGCCTCCACTGATGTTCAGTCCAGACCAGCCTCTGACTTGCATAACCTTGAAAGTCTCAGCAAGATGCTGAGTGCATACGAAGGTGGAGAGAAGCAACCTGCCTCCAGATCCAGGTCTGTGTCACCGCAGTCTGACGGGCCATCCGAATCTCGCCCCTTGTTGCCAGATCAATCTGAAATGGAGGCGTTGGGCCAGGCTGACGTGAGTGGAGATAAAACTGGGGCAGAGGATATGTCTCCACATGAGCGCCAGAGCTCAAGGTCGAGATCCCCCGCCAACCGCGACAGCGAGCGCTCTAGATCGCCGTCTCCGTCAGCGTTAGCCAAGCCTCCTGCCGTGGAGGATTCCAAATCCCCCTCAGTGAGCAAAAACGAAAAATCCTCAAAACAAAGGCGATCTTCAGCATCTCCTGCCAGAAAGAAACAGTCAAGATCTAGAACGCCCTCGAGGAGGAAGAGGTCCAAGTCCAGGTCGCCTGCTCGTCGGAAGCGTTCAAGGTCCACCTCATCTTCACGAAGGAAGCGATCCCAGTCCAAGTCTGTGAGTCGAAGGAAGAAGTCAAAGTCAAAATCTCCGGCCAGgaggaggaaatccagatcTCCCTCACGCGGTCGAAGGAAGAAGTCTAAATCCAGGTCTCCTGCCAGAAGGAGACGGTCGAGGTCTAAGTCTGCAGCTAGAAAGCGGAAATCGCGTTCAAAGTCGAGAACTAGAACCAAGCGGTCTAAGTCCAGGTCCCCTCGAAGGAAACGGTCGAAGTCCAGGTCGCCAGCCAGAAAGAAACGATCAAAGTCTCGCTCACCGGCGCGGAGGAGGAGATCCAAATCGGCAGACAAAAGCAAACGCTCCAAATCCCGGTCTCCGGCCAGGAAGAGGAGGTCACGGTCGAGGTCCAGGGCCCGGCGATCTCGGTCCAGGAGGTCGCGGTCCAGTTCCCGCCGGAGGAGGAGCGGCTTCCCCTTGGATCGGCGCGACCGGTGGAGACGCACGCCGAGCCACTCCCCCATCCTCATCCTCCGCAAGAGGAGGTCCACCTCGCGCACACGCCGCAGCTCCAGCAAGACCCCGCCTCGCCTCACTGAGCTGG ATAAGGACCAGCTGCTGGAAATCGCCAAGGCCAACGCGGCCGCCATGTGCGCCAAGGCCGGAGTGCCTATCCCCGAGAGCCTGAGGCCCAAGGCCATCCTGCAGCTGCCCTTGCCGACGCCAGTGCCGAcccccctgtccctgcccctgcccctccccatgAATCTGCCCATGAACCTGCCCATGAACATGGCCAACATGCCCAACATGAGCATGCCTAACATGCCCAATATGCCCAACATGAGCATGAACGCGGCTGTGGCCACCATGAACGCCGCCCTCTCCACCATGAGCGCCCTGTCGGCCATGCCCACCATGCCTGCCCTGCCCACCATCACCAACAAGCCCCCACCCATGGCCATGCCCAACACCGCCAACATCGAGGAGGTCAAGAGGAAGGTGACGCAGAAGGCCAACAGCATCAGCATCAAGGAGCTCACAGAG AAGTGCAAGAAGATCGCAGAGAGCAAGGAGGAGATGGCCATCGCCAAACCGCACGTCTCCGACGACGAGGATGACGAGAAGCCAAGGGAGAACAAGGGAACCTCCTTCAGCCTGAGT taa